The Acetomicrobium flavidum genome window below encodes:
- a CDS encoding ABC transporter ATP-binding protein translates to MAEPLLSVQNLSVTYGAIRALHGVSMEVYRGEIVCVIGANGAGKSTLLNAIMGVVRRESGEAIFDGKPLAKRSYQVVAQGVSLVPEGRRIFSPLTVQENLMIGAFPRKDMRQIEEDLEWVYGLFPRLQERKDQYAGTLSGGEQQMLAIGRALMSRPRLLLLDEPSLGLAPILIRDIFKELKRINGEGVTILLVEQNARQALMLSNRGYVLQTGRIVLQGRSQDLLVNPDVTAAYLGKLKK, encoded by the coding sequence ATGGCCGAACCCCTTTTGTCCGTTCAAAACCTTTCCGTCACATACGGGGCCATCAGGGCGCTTCACGGCGTCTCGATGGAAGTCTACAGGGGCGAGATAGTATGCGTCATTGGCGCCAACGGAGCAGGCAAATCGACCCTGCTTAACGCCATCATGGGAGTGGTGCGCCGGGAATCAGGAGAGGCGATCTTCGACGGCAAGCCCCTTGCCAAAAGGAGCTATCAGGTCGTGGCCCAAGGCGTATCGCTGGTGCCGGAGGGCAGGCGGATATTCAGCCCCCTCACCGTCCAGGAAAACTTGATGATAGGGGCCTTTCCGCGGAAGGACATGCGTCAAATTGAAGAAGACCTAGAATGGGTGTACGGCCTTTTCCCAAGGCTTCAGGAAAGAAAGGACCAGTACGCGGGCACCCTTTCCGGCGGAGAGCAGCAGATGCTCGCCATCGGGAGGGCCTTGATGTCGCGCCCCCGTTTGCTTCTCTTGGATGAGCCCTCCCTGGGCCTTGCCCCCATCCTGATAAGGGATATATTCAAGGAGTTAAAGCGCATCAACGGGGAGGGAGTGACCATACTCTTGGTCGAGCAGAACGCCAGGCAGGCCCTCATGCTTTCCAACAGGGGATACGTCCTGCAGACGGGTCGAATCGTGCTTCAGGGCCGCTCTCAGGACCTGCTGGTAAACCCCGACGTAACGGCCGCCTACCTGGGCAAGCTCAAGAAATAG
- a CDS encoding ABC transporter ATP-binding protein — MALLELSDVSKFFGGVKAVDRLSFSIEKGETLGLIGPNGAGKTTVFNLITGLYPLDGGRIAFKGEDISQMKPHEIIPKGIARTFQNLRLFPRASSVENVMTACRKESYSFLEALTHLGRWRHCEQRAMERAMELLKLVGIADRAHQAAGTLPYGHQRKLEIARALALEPELLLLDEPAAGMNPEEVDELNALIRRISEELGITIIVIEHHMELVMEICPRIVCMNFGAKIAEGSPAEIQSHPEVLAAYLGEEV; from the coding sequence GTGGCTTTGCTTGAACTTTCAGACGTAAGCAAGTTCTTTGGAGGCGTTAAGGCCGTCGATCGCCTGTCTTTTTCGATTGAAAAGGGCGAGACCCTTGGGTTGATAGGGCCAAACGGGGCCGGAAAGACCACCGTATTCAACCTGATCACGGGCCTTTATCCCCTGGACGGGGGAAGGATAGCCTTCAAGGGGGAAGACATATCACAGATGAAGCCCCACGAGATAATCCCCAAAGGGATTGCCCGCACCTTCCAGAACCTGCGCCTTTTTCCCAGGGCCTCAAGCGTTGAAAACGTCATGACGGCATGCAGAAAGGAATCCTACTCCTTCCTTGAAGCCTTGACCCACCTCGGCAGATGGAGGCACTGCGAGCAAAGGGCCATGGAACGGGCCATGGAGCTTTTGAAACTGGTAGGCATAGCCGACAGGGCCCACCAGGCTGCAGGCACCCTTCCATATGGCCACCAGAGAAAGCTCGAGATAGCTCGAGCCCTAGCCCTGGAGCCGGAGCTTTTGCTCTTGGACGAGCCTGCGGCGGGCATGAACCCCGAGGAGGTTGACGAGCTCAACGCCCTGATACGGCGCATCTCCGAGGAGCTTGGGATAACCATCATAGTGATAGAACATCACATGGAGCTCGTCATGGAGATATGCCCGAGGATAGTGTGCATGAACTTCGGGGCGAAGATCGCCGAGGGAAGCCCCGCCGAGATACAGAGCCACCCGGAAGTGCTTGCCGCTTACCTGGGGGAGGAGGTATAG